The DNA region GTGGATGTGGCTCAGGACGTGGTGATTACCGAAAAAGACTGTGGTACGCTTCGTGGCCTCACCATCACCAGCCTAAAGAAAAATGAGGAAGTGGTGGAAAGCCTGTACGATCGTATCCTGGGTCGCGTAGCCCTGCATGATGTTTTTCATCCGCAAACCGGCGAACTCATCGTGGCCGGTGGTGAGGAAATCACCGAAGACATTGCCGAAGTTATCGAGCAATCGCCCATCGAAGGCGTAGAAATCCGTTCGGTGCTCACCTGCGAATCCAAGCATGGCGTTTGTGCGAAATGCTACGGACGCAACCTGGCTTCGGGGCAAATGGTGCAGAAAGGCGAAGCTGTTGGTGTAATTGCTGCACAAAGTATCGGCGAACCCGGTACACAGCTCACACTGCGTACGTTCCACGTCGGTGGTGCCGCTGCCAACATTTCGATCATGTCGAAAATCGAAGCCAAATACGACGGTATGCTCGAGATTGACGAGCTGCGCGCTGTGGATAGTGAGAAAGACGGCAAAGAAATCCAGATCGTACTCGGCCGCTCTGCTGAGCTTCGCATCATCGACAAGCGCACAGGCATTGTGCTCACCTCGGGTAACATCCCTTACGGCGCCAACCTGTATGTAAAACATGGTCAGGAAGTGAAAAAAGGCGACCTGATAGCCGACTGGGATCCTTACAATGCCGTTATCCTCTCTGAATACGAAGGCAAAGTGAGCTTCGAAAACATCATCGAAGGTGTCACTTACAGGGTGGAATCGGACGAGCAAACGGGTTACAACGAAAAAGTTATCATCGAAAGCCGCCAAAAAACCAGGAACCCTGCCATCAAAATCCTCGACAAGGACAATGTGCTGATCAAGACCTACGACATGCCTGTAGGCGCACACATTGTGGTTGAAGACGGTGACCAGGTGAAAGCCGGAGGTATGCTGGTGAAGATTCCCCGTGCCATTGGCAAATCGGGCGACATCACCGGTGGTCTGCCCAGGGTAACCGAGCTTTTCGAAGCCCGCAATCCCTCGGAGCCTGCCATTGTGTCGGAAATAGACGGTGTGGTTTCGTTTGGCAAAAAACTCAAGCGCGGTAACCGCGAAGTCATCGTAACCAGCAAGACCGGCGAGGAAAAGGTGTACCTGATCCCCACCACCAAACAGATTCTGGCACAGGAAAACGACTACGTAAAAGCCGGTACGCCACTCTCGGAAGGCGCTATGACCCCAGCCGACATTCTGGCCATCAAAGGCCCCATGAAGGTGCAGGAATATATCGTCAACGAGGTGCAGGAAGTATATCGCCTGCAGGGTGTAAAAATCAACGACAAGCACTTTGAGGTGATTGTGCGCCAGATGATGCGCAAGGTTGAGGTGGAAGACCCGGGCGATACCCGCTTCCTCGAAGGCGAACTGGTCAACAAAACCGATTTCCAGGAAGAAAACGACAACATCTTCGGCAAAAAGGTAGTCATTGATGCCGGTGACTCGGAAACGCTGAAGCTGGGTCAGATCATCACGGCCCGCAAGCTGCGCGACGAAAACTCGTTGCTCAAGCGTAAGGATAAGAAGCTGGTGGAAGCCCGCGATGCACGTCCTGCCACCGCACGCCAGGTGTTGCAGGGTATTACCCGCGCCTCGCTCCAAACCAACAGCTTCATATCGGCAGCATCGTTCCAGGAAACCACCAAGGTGCTCACCCAGGCTGCCATCAACGCCAAGAGCGACGAACTGCTCGGACTGAAAGAGAATGTGATCGTAGGTCACAAGATTCCGGCCGGTACCGGTCTGAAAGAGTACGACGACATCATCGTTGGCTCCAGGGCTGAGTACGAAGCCGTTATGGAAGCTGCATCACGTTCGCTTAAAGCCGGAACCGAAAAATATCGGTAATACATCCCCTTGCTATACAAGGTTTTAGCACCCGGTTAGGTAGCTCATCGCACCCGACCGGGTGCTTTGCTTTTGAAATAGATTAAATTTGCAGCAAATTCAAATTGCCATGAACGAGAACAAGAATCAGATCAATATTGAGCTTACCGAAGAAGTTGCCGAGGGTGTTTACTCCAACCTGGCCATTATCACCCATTCGCAATCAGAATTTGTGATCGACTTTGTCAAGCTCATGCCCGGAGTGCAAAAAGCTAAAGTAAAATCGCGCATCATCCTGACTCCCGAACACGCCAAACGCCTCTACAGGGCGCTGGCCGAAAACATCAAGAAGTTCGAGCACGTGAACGGGGTGATCAAAGAGGGGGGTGACGCACTCCCACCATTCAATATGGGGCCGGCTGCTCAGGCCTGACAAGCTTGCTTCGCTGATCCTCAGGCCCTGATTACCAGAGGCTCAGAAGACAAATAGACCAGATACGCCTGCACTTCGTCCTGAGAAATATGTGAGATATAGTGCACATATTTACTCAGCTGTTCCTGGTGTACCTTGTCCAGGCTTCCCGTTTTGTATTCGATGATGACGCGGCTGCCATCGAGTTCGACATATCTATCCACCCTGAAAAGTTGGCCGTTCCCATCGGTCAGGGAGGCTTCGTTGTAAACACGTGCTGGCGGACTGAAAAATCTGTTGAGCTCCGGATGTCTGACGAGGGAATCGAACCATTTGAGCAGGTTTTCAGCTTCAGGGGCTGAGAAAACACCACTTGCAGCACCTCTGGCAACCACCCTTCCGATATCGTCGGCATACACCACTTCGGCAAGCGCCTTGTGAACCCTGTTACCAAAATCTGTTGCCAGTACTGCTGAGTGCTGCCTGTAATTAAGGTCTTGATTTTCTGTCCGTACTGGCATGATTCCGGCTGAAAAAACTTCCTGCAATCCGAAAGACTTCGGTTCATGCCGTGTAGGAGCACCGAAGGCATATTCCGTTATCCCATCCTCCCATCTGCCTTGTTTGGAGAGGAAATTGCGCATATGCACCTCAAGCGGGTTTTCGGAAGGTCTGTTGTTGAGCGAAAAGAACAGGAAAAGCTGCTCCTCAGCACGGGTGTATGCCACATAGGCGAGGTTGATGGTGTCGAGAAGGATCCTATCCTGCTCTTCCTGATATTCTTTTGCGAAATCGGACTTTTCCAGCAGTTTAACTGTTTTAAGCAGCGCACTGTTCAGCGGAGGTGCCAGATCCGAGGGCAGGTTGACCCAGATGCGCTGCCTGTTTTTCTGATGGTTCGTCATATTGGCAAAGGGCAGAATAACCACAGGGAATTCAAGTCCCTTTGCCTTGTGAATGGTCAGAATGGAAACGGCCTCGCGGTTGACGGGTAACACAATGGCCGTAGATTTTATCTTTTCGTCCCACTGCCGCAGAAATTCTGAGACCCCCTTTGCTTCGGAAGTCTGAAATTCAAGGACTTTATCTAGCAGAGCCTCAATAAACGGATCGTAAGGCTGATGAAAGCCTAGCTGCCGAACCAGCGACTCGGTCAACGAATAAAGGCTATGGCTGTGAATCTGTTGTTGAAGTTCGCCAATAACAGCCT from Bacteroidota bacterium includes:
- a CDS encoding DUF3467 domain-containing protein → MNENKNQINIELTEEVAEGVYSNLAIITHSQSEFVIDFVKLMPGVQKAKVKSRIILTPEHAKRLYRALAENIKKFEHVNGVIKEGGDALPPFNMGPAAQA